In the Hippoglossus stenolepis isolate QCI-W04-F060 chromosome 14, HSTE1.2, whole genome shotgun sequence genome, one interval contains:
- the pex11g gene encoding peroxisomal membrane protein 11C, with the protein MQQSVEALVRLLESYRGRDRVIRTVCYGSQLVGGVLSRKAETDVSFQRLGKSLLLFSAQLSQCRTVLRLFDDLSMLAYSHSYGFGAEEEDSGVRWISVLNNVADQLYYPCEHIAWAGNAELVKVNSDKWWLFSTVLWGTSLLLGILRSARLLLLLKKKLNRCGRDAADNSQAELHKRMRREVLSILSKMADLSNAIHWMPPGFLWAGRFPNWFVGLMGTISSLIGLIHTSAGD; encoded by the exons ATGCAGCAGAGTGTGGAGGCGCTGGTCCGCCTGCTGGAGTCCTACAGGGGCAGAGACAGAGTT ATCAGGACGGTCTGTTATGGCTCCCAGCTCGTTGGAGGAGTTCTCTCCCGTAAGGCTGAGACCGACGTCTCGTTCCAGCGACTCGGGAAAAGTCTGCTTCTGTTCTCTGCTCAGCTGAGTCAGTGCAGGACGGTGCTTAGGCTGTTCGATGATCTCTCCATGCTGGCTTACTCCCACAGCTATGGGTTCGGAGCTGAA GAGGAGGACTCAGGTGTGCGTTGGATTTCTGTGCTGAACAATGTGGCCGATCAGCTCTATTACCCCTGTGAACACATTGCGTGGGCCGGCAACGCTGAGCTGGTGAAAGTGAACTCTGACAAATGGTGGCTGTTCAGCACGGTGCTGTGGGGAACCTCGCTGCTGCTGGGAATACTCAG gtccgctcgacttctgctgctgctgaagaagaagctgaacaGATGTGGGAGGGATGCAGCTGACAACAG TCAAGCTGAGCTCCACAAACGGATGCGAAGGGAGGTTCTCTCCATCCTCAGCAAAATGGCTGACCTCAGTAACGCCATTCACTGGATGCCGCCTGGCTTCCTCTGGGCTGGTCGATTCCCCAACTGGTTCGTGGGGCTGATGGGCACCATCtcctctctgattggtttgatCCATACGAGCGCTGGCGACTGA